The nucleotide window TATCGAACTCGCCCTCGCCGTCCTCGATATTGCTGTCCAGACGCTGCTCGACCTCGTGGACGGTCAGGCTAGCGTCCATCAGGTAGATGCCGTCGCCCAGCACTTCCACCTGCGGCAACTCCTCCTCGTCGGTCTCGTCGTAGATCTCGCCGACGATCTCCTCGAGGGCGTCTTCGAGCGTGACCAGCCCGGCGGTGCCGCCGAACTCGTCGACGACCACACTCATGTGCGACTTCTTGTCGCGCATCTTGGCGAGCAGGTCCTTGATCTTCATACCCTCCGGCACGAAGTACACCGGGCGCATCACGTCGGCGATCGAGATGTGGTCGAGTTCCTCGAGGTGACGCAGCACGTCGCCCGTATGCGCGATGCCCACGATGTTGTCGGCCGTGTCCTGAAAGACCGGCACGCGCGAGTAGCCGTGTTCGGTGCTCAGTTCGAGCAGCCGGCGCAGCGGCGCGGCGGCGTCCACGACCACCATGTCCACGCGCGGCGTCATGACCTCGCGCACGGTAGTGTCCGACAGGTCGAACACGTTATACACGAGCTCCTTCTCGCTGTCCTCGAGAACGCCCTCCTGGCTCGAGGCGCCCACGATCATGCGGATCTCCTCTTCCGAGTAGGCCGTGTGGTGCCCGGCGACGCCGCGCAGCCCGAAGAGCCGCACCACGCCGTTGCCCAGCGCGTTCAGACCCTTGATAGCCCACTTGAAGACGGTCGCGAAGATCAGCAGCGGGCGCGTGACGAGGAGGGCCACCTGCTCGCTGCGCTGCAGGGCCCAGCTTTTGGGCGCCAGCTCGCCGATCACGATGTGCAGCACGGTACTGATGGCAAAGGCCACACCGAAGCTGATGGCCTTGATCTGGCCCTCGGTGAGGGTCGTCTCGGCGAACAGCGGGTGGATGAGGTGCTCGATGGCCGGCTCGGCGACGAAGCCGATGGCGAGGCTGGCCATCGTGATGCCGAGCTGCGTCGCGGCGATGTAGAGGTCGAGATTTTGCAGGGCGCGCTGCGTGGCGCGGGCCGTGCTGTTGCCTTCCTCGGCGAGCTGGTCGATGCGGGTGCGCCGCACACTGACCAGGGCGAACTCGGCCGCCACGAAAAAGCCGTTCATCACGACGAGGAAGAACAGGGCAAACAGACCAATGATGTCGTTCATGAAGTGGCGTGCTCCAGGCCACGCCCCGGCACGCCGCAAGGCACATGCTGCCCGCCACACGCGCGTGGCGCGTAGCGTCGGTTGCCGGACAGGTTGTCTTGCCACAGTAAAAAACCCGCCCGCAGGCGGTCTTTTCGCGGCGCATTCAGAGAGCCAGGACTGGGAGGCTCCATAAGCACCCTCAGCCTACCACACCCGGCCCCCTCCACTGGGGGACAGTCGCCTTTGCAACAAAGACCGGGCCCCCGCCGCAAAGGCAGGGGCCCGGAGAAGGGTCGGATTAGGTTGCACGGTTCGCCAGAGGACACCAGCGGATTGCGGCGCGTCATTGAAACAGGTGCAACGCGCCTATGGTGCCGCGTGCAGCCACCGCACTTTGTGCTTTTTTCGCAGTGTGGGACATGATTTAAGACTTGTTCAACTTCCTCGCCAAAGTGCCGGCACAGGTCACGCCGCCGACCCGACCCGGGGCAGGTTCTCGAAACAACGGCGGGCAACCCCCACGATCCACAGCCGGGCGGGCAGGCCCGAAGCCTCCCAGCAGGGCGCGCGGCGCCGCACCTCCGCGAAGGCCAGGTACACGGCGTCCTCGGGCTGCGCGAGGCGGCAGTGCGCGGCCAGCGCGAACAGCAGTGGACTGAAGACCTTCACGCACAAGTACAGGTCCTGCCCGCCCCCCACGAGAAAAGCCCGCAGGACCTCGTCACTGCGGTCATCTGGAGAGGCGGTCATCATCACCGCAGTCTGGCGTGCCGGATGACCCCTCAATGTGGAGGAGCTTGAGCGAATGCCCATCGTCCGGCGGTGCACCCGTCACCTGCATGGTGGCCAGGCACCTCAGCCGCCCGGAAGGGTGAAGCCGAAAGTGGCCCCCTGGCCGACCTCGCCGTGCGCGAAGACCTCGCCGCCGTGCCGGGTGATGATGCGCCGCACGTTCGCCAGTCCGACTCCCGTGCCCTCGAACTCGTCGGCGCGGTGCAGGCGCTGAAAGACCCCGAACAGGTTCTCGGCGTAGCGCGGATCGAAGCCCACGCCATTGTCGCGCACGAACAGCGCCCAGTCGCTCCCCCGGCGCTCGGCCCAGATCTCGATTCGGGTCAGCTCCCGTGGCCGGGTGTATTTCAGGGCGTTGGTGAGCAGGTTCACGAACACCTGACGCAACGTGTCGGCGTCGGCCCTGACCACCGGCAGCTCACCCACCCCCCACTCGACCCGACGGTCCCCAGCGTCGGGCTGGACCTCGGCGCGCACCGAGGCCAGCAGCCCTCCCAGGTCCACCGGGGCGAACGACAGGTCCGCCCGTGAGGTACGCGACAAGTCCAGCATGGCGTCGATCAGAACGTTCATACGCTGGCCCGCCTCGGCCACCACGTTCAGGTAGCGCGTTGCGCGGGGGGGCGCCTCCGGGCCCAGCGCCTGACGCAGCAGGCTGTTGAAGCCCAGGATGTGCCGCACCGGGGTGCGCAGGTCGTGCGACACCGAGTAGGCGAAGGCCTCGAGTTCCTCATTGGCCGCCTCGAGCTTGCGCCGCTCGGACGCAAGCTGCTCCAGGCCCCGCGCGCGCTCCAGCGCCAGACCCAGACTGCGGACCACCGTCTCAAGGAGCGACTTGTCCACCGGGTGCCACTCGTGCGCCCCCGCCGTGGTGATGCTCAGGACGCCGCTGGGCTGCCCGCCGACGAGTACCGGCAGCGTGGCGACCGAAGAAGACTCTTCGCCCGGCAGCTGGGCGCCCTGGGGCCAAGTCCGGTCCTGGTAGTAGGGCAGGCCACTCCTCCAGGGCACGTCCAGGGGCGGCGCGTCCCCCGCCGGGAGGCCGTCCCCGACCAGGGCGGTGTGCGCCGAGGCCACGTCCCCCACAGCGCTGCGGACGGTCCAGCGGCCGCCCTGAAGTTCCCAGTACACCGTGTGGCCACTGGGCAGCAGGGGCAGCATGGCGCCCTGCGCGCGGCGCACGAGCGCGTAGGGGTCGCCCTCGAGCGTGAGGTCGTGCGACAGCAGCGCGAAGCTCTCCAGCCAGCGGGTCCGGGTATGCAGCTCGGCGTTGCGTGTCTCCAGGGCGCGCGCCGCCTCGCTGCGCTCCAGGGCGAGGCGCAGGCTGCGGCCCACCGCGCGCAGGATGGCCCGGTCGCCCTCGGTCCAGCTTATGGCGCTGCGCCGGGCCACGGCCAGGACTCCCAGCACCTGCCCCCCCACGCTCAGGGGATAGGCGCCGCTGGAGGCGTACTCGCCCAGGTACTCGCCGTGGTCGCGCGCGGCCGTCTCGCCCTCGCGGAACACGGGGCGCTGGGTACTCAGCAGCTCCGCGACCAGCGGGTGATCGTCACCGAACCCGCTGCGGACCTGCGACAGTTCGGCGCGGATATCGCCGCTCCAGGCCTGCGCGCGCCACAGACCGTCCTCGCGCGCGTAGTACGCGGCGCTGTCGCCCGAAAACCGTGCCCGCAGCACGTCGATAGCCTGCTTGGCAAGGACCAGCACGTCGGTCTCGCTGCCGACCGCCTCGGTCAGCGCGGCGAAGGCGTCGAGCGCGGCGGTCCGCTCGGCCAGTGCCCGCTCCTGCTGCTGGCGGCGGGTGATGTCGCGCTGCGCGACGAGCCCCCCCACGGTGCCGTCGGGCAGCGTCACCGGCTGGCCCGTGACAAGTACGGTGCGCGGCGCCTTCCCCGGCACCCGGATCACGAGTTCGTTGTTGTGGACCGTCTCGCCCTTCCAGGCCCGGTAGAGGGGCACTTCCTCGGGAGTCAGGCGCCGCTCGCCGCCCGGCGCGTACAGGTGATAGAGCGTCGGCCAGTCCTGCGGCGACACCGGCACGAGCGGTTGGTCGTGAAAGTCCTCGCTGACGGCGTTCGACAAGACGATGTGGCCCTGGGCATCACAGACGATGACCGACTCGCCCAGACTGCTCAGGATGGCGGGCAGAAAGGTCTGTTCGTTGGGGGACGGCGCCGCTGCCGTGACGAGCACGCCGCCCACCCCGTCCCCGTCCGGCACCGGTCCGTAGGACAGGCTGAAGGCCGCCTCCCGCCCCGCCCGGTCGCCCCTGCCCTCCCGTGGGGCCAGCGGTAGAGGCTGGCCCATCACGACGTAGCTCTCGCCGCGCCGGACCGCCTCGATATGCCGGCTCTCGGCCGGCCGCAGGGCCGCGCCGGCCCAGCCGGCTCCCCCGCTTCCGAGCAGCCGGGCATAGGGCACGTTGTAGAGGGGAGCGGCCGCCTCGCCCCACAGCAGCAGGGCGGGCAGGGGGTGGGCAAGGACCAGCCCGGCGGCGGCCCGCAGCGCGGACGACCACCCGGCCACGCGGCCCAGAGGAGTTGCCGCCCAGTCCAGCCCGGCCTGCCGTTCCAGAAGAGAGAGCCCGTTCATCGGAAGGCGCGGGGGAGGGAGGGGGCGGATCGGGTCATGGGCTGAACGAATGATAGGGAGACGCGGGGACAACTCGGCACGGGTGAAGAAGATTTAAGGCTCAGGCGCCTGCGTCTGCCGGGCCGCGCACCGGCGTACCCAGTACCGTGCGGCCCCCTAGGTAGGCCTGCAGGGCGGCCGGCACACGGATGGTCCCGTCGGCCTGCTGGTGGTTTTCGAGCAGCGGCACCAGGATGCGCGGCGTGGCGATTCCGGTGTTGTTCAGGGTGTGGGCAAACTGCAATTTGCCGTCCTCGCCGCGGTAACGCAATCCGGTGCGCCGGGCCTGCCAGTCGCCCAGATACGAGCACGAGTGGGTCTCGCGGTACTTCTGCTCGCTGGGAACCCAGGCCTCGAGGTCGTACATGAGAACCTTGCCCACCCCCATGTCGCCCGTGCAGTTCTGAACGACGCGGTAGGGCAGCTCCAGGGCCGCGAGGATGGCCTCAGCGTTGCCCAGGATGGCCGCGAACCACTTCAGGGCCTCGGCCTCGTCGGCGCGCGTGACGACGTACTGTTCTACCTTGCGGAATTCGTGCACGCGGATCAGACCGCGCACGTCGCGCCCCGCCGACCCCGCCTCGCTGCGGAAGGCCGCGCTGATCGCCGCGAAGGCCAGCGGCAGGGTCTCGCCGGCCAGCTGCTCGCCCGCGTACAGGCTGTTGACCGGCACCTCGGCCGTGCCCGCAAGCATCAGGTCGTCGCCCTCGATCTTGTAGACCTGATCCTCGCCGCCGGGAAAGTGGCCCGAGGCCATCAGGGTCTCGGAGCGCACGAGGGCAGTCGTCGAAAGGGGCGTCAGGCCGCGCCCGGCCAGGAAATCCAGGGCGAACATGAGCACGGCCATCTCCAGCAGCGCCGCCTCGCCCTTCAGGAGGTAGCTGCGGCTGCCCGACACCCGCGCCACGCGCTCGGGGTCGCTCCAGCCCTGCCGTTCGAGCAGTTCGACATGGTCCAGTGGCGAAAAGTCGAACTCGCGCGGCGTGCCCTCGCGGCGCAGCTCGACGTTCTCGCTGTCGTCCGCGCCCACCGGCACCGTGTCGTGCGGGATGTTCGGCACGCGCAGCAGCAACTGCCTGAGCTGCTCCTCGTGCGCGCGCAGGGCGGGTTCGAGGGCCTTGAGTTCCTCGCCGAGGTCCTTGCCCTTCTGGATCAGGGCGCCCCTCTCCTCGGGCGTCGCCCGGGGCACGAGCTTGGCATTGGCGTTGCGCTCGGTCTGCATCGCCTCGACGCGCTGCTTGAGCGCCAGGAGGTCGCGGTCCAGACGCAGCAGCTCGTCCAGGTCGAGATTCACGCGCTTGACCTCGATGGCGCGCGCCACCGCGCCGGCGTGTTCACGGATGAATTTCAAGTCGAGCATCAGTCGGTCTCCACGGTCCGGGGTACGCGGATGAACCCGTCCTGGGTTTCGGGGGCCAGGGCGGCGACGACGGCGGGCGCGAAGGTCTCGCCGGGCACGTCGTCCCGCAGCACGTTCACCAGGCTCACGGGGCGCTGCATCTCCTCGGCGCCGCCCGTGTCCACGTCGGCCAGCTGCTCGAAGTAGCCCAGCACGCGGGTCAGGTCCGCTCCCATATCCGCCCGCTCCTGCGGGGTCAGCTGCAGCCGCGCGAGCTGCGCGAGGTGGTCGATCTGGGCCGCGTCAATCATGCCCAGGAGTATAGGGGGCGGGCTGCGGGGCGTGCGGCGGCGGGAACCCGGCGGCGGCGCGGGCCGTAACCGTGATATGCGTCACCTTGCTCTGACCGCCCTGCTCGCCCTCTCGGCCCCGGCACTGGCGCAGACCGCTGCCCCCGCCGCCGCTCCGGCTCCGGCGGCGCAGCGGCAGGTGGCCGAGGACCTGAGCGCCGCCCTGACCCGGCTGTTCTCGGCGCCGAGCCTCCAGACCGAGTGGTTCGCGCCCGACTTTCTGGCGCAGGTGCCGCTGGCGGCCATCGAGGCGCAGTTCGCGCAGCTCCGCGCGGCCTACGGCGCCTTCACGCGGCTGGACACCTCGGGCGAGCAGGCGGTCGCCGTGTACGAACGCGGAGCGCTGCGGGTCACCTCGGCCCGGCTCGACGACCAGGGCCGCCTGACGACCTTCGGGGCGGCGCCCGCGCAGGCCCAGGCCGCGCCCGACCTGACACAGGCCCAGCTCACGCAGGCCGCCGCGCTCCTGACCCGCCTGTTCACGGGCGAACGCTTTGACCCCGCGCTCTTTGCCCCCGACTTTCTGGAGGCCGTGCCGGCCGAGCAACTCGGCGCTTTGCGGGCCGGGCTGACCGCCAGCCTGGGCGCCTTCGTGCGGGCCGAGCCCCGCGGCCAGACCTGGGTCCTGGTCTACGAACGCGGCACGGTGCCGGTGCTGGCTTTCACGGCCGACGCCCAGAGCCGCGTGACCGGCCTGCGGCTGGGGGGCGTAGTGCCCCGGCTCGGCACGCTGGAGGAAGCCCGCGCCGCCTTTGCCACGCTGCCGGGCCAGGTGAGCGTGCTGGTGCAGGAGGCAGGGCGGCCCACCCCCCTGCTCGACCTGAACGCCGGGCGGCTGCTCGCAGTCGGCTCGACCTTCAAACTCGCCATTCTGGGAGAGGTGCAGGCCCAGGTCCGCGCCGGTCGCCTGGGCTGGGACAGCGAGGTGCAGCTCACCGACGCCCTGCGCAGCCTGCCCAGCGGCACCCTTCAGGACGCGCCGGCCGGTCCCTACCGCGTCTCGAACCTCGCCGCGCACATGATCCGTGACAGCGACAACACGGCGACCGACCTGCTGCTGAACGCGGTGGGCCGGGAGGGGGTCGAGGCGCGGCTGGGGCAGCGGGCCATTCCCAGCACGCGCGAGCTGTTCGCCCTGAAGAACCCGGCCAACGCCGAGCTGCTGCGCGCCTACCGCACGGCGGGACTGGACGTGGCCGCCCGCCGCGCGGTGCTGGCGCGGGCGGCCACTGCGCCTCTGCCCGCCCAGGGCTGGGAGACGCCGACTGCCCTGGACGCCGAGTGGTACGTGAACACGGCCCGCCTGTGCCGACTGATGGCCGACGTGGCCGGGCTGGAGGCGACGGGGCTCAACCCCGGCGTGGCGACTCCGGGCGACTTCGCCCGCGCGAGCTTCAAGGGCGGCAGCGAGCCCGGCGTACTCAACCTGACCACCCAGGTCACGACGAAGGGGGGCCGGACCCTGTGCGTCAGCGCCACCTGGAACCGTCCCGAAGCGCTCGACGAGTCCGCCTTCGTGGGGCTGTACGCGGCCACGCTGAACCTGCTGCGGTAATAGGCGGCCTGGGGACTGGGCCATTCCCCTGCAGGGGCGGCCCGGTCCTGTCGGCCACCTGACCGGTTCTGACCGCCCGCTCAGCGCCTCCTCACCGCGCGTCAGCTCCGGGGCGTCAGGGTAGGGGCATGACCCCCAGATTGTTGCTGGCTGCCCTGGTCCTCGGCACGTTGTCTCCCCTGGCCGCCGCACAGACCACCATCTTCAGCATTCCGGCCCTGCCTCCAGGGGCGAGCGTGCCGGCTGTGCCCGCCCCCGCGACTCCCGCGCCCGTTCCGGCTCCTGCGGCTCCCGGCGCGAGCACCCTGCCCACCCCCGGCGTCGTCAACGCCGGGCCTCTGCTCGCCGCACCGCACACGGTCGCCCTGCGCGGCCCCGCCACCGTCCGGGCGGGCGAGGCGACGCTATGGAGTTTCGTGCTGACGAACACCGGCACCGAACCTGTCGAGCTGCAACACGGGGCCTGCGACGTGCGCTTCGAGGTTCTGAACGCGGCGGGCACAGTCGTGCGCCCCGACCCCCAGAACGCCATCTGTACCCTGCAACTCGTCCTCACCGAGGCGGCGCCCGGCGAGACGACCGAAGTGCAGAAGGTGCGCTGGGACGGCCGCGACGGCGAGGGCCGCCCCCTGCCCGCCGGCACCTACACCCTGCGGGCCGTCTTCCGGGGCGCGGGCGTGACCACGGCGCCCGCCAGCCTCAGCGTCACGCTGCGCTGAGCACAGCGGCAGGCGGAGTGCGCCTTTTTGCCGATGCAACCCTGGC belongs to Deinococcus sp. Leaf326 and includes:
- a CDS encoding hemolysin family protein, with amino-acid sequence MNDIIGLFALFFLVVMNGFFVAAEFALVSVRRTRIDQLAEEGNSTARATQRALQNLDLYIAATQLGITMASLAIGFVAEPAIEHLIHPLFAETTLTEGQIKAISFGVAFAISTVLHIVIGELAPKSWALQRSEQVALLVTRPLLIFATVFKWAIKGLNALGNGVVRLFGLRGVAGHHTAYSEEEIRMIVGASSQEGVLEDSEKELVYNVFDLSDTTVREVMTPRVDMVVVDAAAPLRRLLELSTEHGYSRVPVFQDTADNIVGIAHTGDVLRHLEELDHISIADVMRPVYFVPEGMKIKDLLAKMRDKKSHMSVVVDEFGGTAGLVTLEDALEEIVGEIYDETDEEELPQVEVLGDGIYLMDASLTVHEVEQRLDSNIEDGEGEFDTLAGFITNHFGDIPEIGQHFLYAGWSFTVEEADQRRVTRVRVERAPDPNPPEGSEVPAHE
- the serS gene encoding serine--tRNA ligase gives rise to the protein MLDLKFIREHAGAVARAIEVKRVNLDLDELLRLDRDLLALKQRVEAMQTERNANAKLVPRATPEERGALIQKGKDLGEELKALEPALRAHEEQLRQLLLRVPNIPHDTVPVGADDSENVELRREGTPREFDFSPLDHVELLERQGWSDPERVARVSGSRSYLLKGEAALLEMAVLMFALDFLAGRGLTPLSTTALVRSETLMASGHFPGGEDQVYKIEGDDLMLAGTAEVPVNSLYAGEQLAGETLPLAFAAISAAFRSEAGSAGRDVRGLIRVHEFRKVEQYVVTRADEAEALKWFAAILGNAEAILAALELPYRVVQNCTGDMGVGKVLMYDLEAWVPSEQKYRETHSCSYLGDWQARRTGLRYRGEDGKLQFAHTLNNTGIATPRILVPLLENHQQADGTIRVPAALQAYLGGRTVLGTPVRGPADAGA
- a CDS encoding serine hydrolase, yielding MRHLALTALLALSAPALAQTAAPAAAPAPAAQRQVAEDLSAALTRLFSAPSLQTEWFAPDFLAQVPLAAIEAQFAQLRAAYGAFTRLDTSGEQAVAVYERGALRVTSARLDDQGRLTTFGAAPAQAQAAPDLTQAQLTQAAALLTRLFTGERFDPALFAPDFLEAVPAEQLGALRAGLTASLGAFVRAEPRGQTWVLVYERGTVPVLAFTADAQSRVTGLRLGGVVPRLGTLEEARAAFATLPGQVSVLVQEAGRPTPLLDLNAGRLLAVGSTFKLAILGEVQAQVRAGRLGWDSEVQLTDALRSLPSGTLQDAPAGPYRVSNLAAHMIRDSDNTATDLLLNAVGREGVEARLGQRAIPSTRELFALKNPANAELLRAYRTAGLDVAARRAVLARAATAPLPAQGWETPTALDAEWYVNTARLCRLMADVAGLEATGLNPGVATPGDFARASFKGGSEPGVLNLTTQVTTKGGRTLCVSATWNRPEALDESAFVGLYAATLNLLR
- a CDS encoding ATP-binding protein, producing the protein MNGLSLLERQAGLDWAATPLGRVAGWSSALRAAAGLVLAHPLPALLLWGEAAAPLYNVPYARLLGSGGAGWAGAALRPAESRHIEAVRRGESYVVMGQPLPLAPREGRGDRAGREAAFSLSYGPVPDGDGVGGVLVTAAAPSPNEQTFLPAILSSLGESVIVCDAQGHIVLSNAVSEDFHDQPLVPVSPQDWPTLYHLYAPGGERRLTPEEVPLYRAWKGETVHNNELVIRVPGKAPRTVLVTGQPVTLPDGTVGGLVAQRDITRRQQQERALAERTAALDAFAALTEAVGSETDVLVLAKQAIDVLRARFSGDSAAYYAREDGLWRAQAWSGDIRAELSQVRSGFGDDHPLVAELLSTQRPVFREGETAARDHGEYLGEYASSGAYPLSVGGQVLGVLAVARRSAISWTEGDRAILRAVGRSLRLALERSEAARALETRNAELHTRTRWLESFALLSHDLTLEGDPYALVRRAQGAMLPLLPSGHTVYWELQGGRWTVRSAVGDVASAHTALVGDGLPAGDAPPLDVPWRSGLPYYQDRTWPQGAQLPGEESSSVATLPVLVGGQPSGVLSITTAGAHEWHPVDKSLLETVVRSLGLALERARGLEQLASERRKLEAANEELEAFAYSVSHDLRTPVRHILGFNSLLRQALGPEAPPRATRYLNVVAEAGQRMNVLIDAMLDLSRTSRADLSFAPVDLGGLLASVRAEVQPDAGDRRVEWGVGELPVVRADADTLRQVFVNLLTNALKYTRPRELTRIEIWAERRGSDWALFVRDNGVGFDPRYAENLFGVFQRLHRADEFEGTGVGLANVRRIITRHGGEVFAHGEVGQGATFGFTLPGG
- the gatC gene encoding Asp-tRNA(Asn)/Glu-tRNA(Gln) amidotransferase subunit GatC codes for the protein MIDAAQIDHLAQLARLQLTPQERADMGADLTRVLGYFEQLADVDTGGAEEMQRPVSLVNVLRDDVPGETFAPAVVAALAPETQDGFIRVPRTVETD
- a CDS encoding BsuPI-related putative proteinase inhibitor, whose amino-acid sequence is MTPRLLLAALVLGTLSPLAAAQTTIFSIPALPPGASVPAVPAPATPAPVPAPAAPGASTLPTPGVVNAGPLLAAPHTVALRGPATVRAGEATLWSFVLTNTGTEPVELQHGACDVRFEVLNAAGTVVRPDPQNAICTLQLVLTEAAPGETTEVQKVRWDGRDGEGRPLPAGTYTLRAVFRGAGVTTAPASLSVTLR